In Zygosaccharomyces rouxii strain CBS732 chromosome D complete sequence, one DNA window encodes the following:
- a CDS encoding uncharacterized protein (conserved hypothetical protein), with product MSTDGLTEKKLEQLSKLYRDIVPASPETESFYLEILVSCEGNLEAAVELINDSLGVQRTSETDILCAKGKHEDEAVSPAPKVQKSLNSFIKDPNNKIKSVSEGSLGKISNRAIELFTKEDIETNIKYVSVHKNVLPELLANSLLKKLSQDNDSFTPNQFYLFGKKCTSNHLTKMFSSSEEISAGNIRIYYNSYSLSRIAQYDDDLKMAQLLIEDLVNDCIAQRDLLPYQIRSPNWKGDVVLVNRYYKESNLDWHSDKMTSIGPQPIIASLSLGCSREFRVRKNYPSNSQIYIIRPPHNTLVIMHAGFQEEYRHCVHGHSKNSPLKPHPISGHVRINLTYRCYLRKFLDRCPKCKKCGSPMDLRRAFKDPKTRGQYIWQCSKSYTGQECGGVIRAKFDNDSLTVQNFDEEGSRWLAPDDQEAHSAQDLN from the coding sequence ATGTCCACTGATGGTCTAACTGAGAAGAAGCTTGAACAATTGTCAAAGCTCTACCGGGATATTGTTCCTGCGTCACCGGAGACTGAATCGTTTTATTTAGAGATTCTGGTCTCTTGCGAGGGAAATCTAGAGGCTGCTGTAGAGTTGATAAACGATTCGCTAGGTGTTCAAAGGACTAGTGAAACTGATATTTTATGTGCCAAGGGGAAGcatgaagatgaagcagTTTCGCCAGCTCCCAAGGTTCAAAAGAGCTTAAACAGTTTTATCAAGGATCCAAATAATAAGATTAAGTCAGTTTCTGAGGGCTCATTGGGCAAGATTTCTAATAGAGCTATTGAACTTTTTACTAAGGAAGATATTGAGACTAACATTAAATATGTTTCTGTTCACAAGAATGTTCTACCTGAGCTTTTAGCTAACAGTTTACTGAAAAAACTGTCGCAAGATAATGATAGCTTTACCCCCAATCAATTCTATCTTTTTGGCAAGAAATGTACTTCCAACCATTTGACTAAAATGTTTTCCTCTAGTGAAGAGATTTCTGCAGGTAATATCAGGATTTATTACAATTCCTATTCTTTGAGTCGTATTGCACAGTATGATGACGATTTGAAGATGGCTCAATTGCTAATCGAGGACCTAGTAAATGATTGCATTGCTCAAAGAGATCTATTGCCCTATCAAATAAGATCACCGAATTGGAAAGGCGATgtggtattggtgaatCGATACTATAAGGAGAGCAATTTAGATTGGCACTCTGATAAGATGACCTCAATTGGACCTCAACCCATAATTGCATCATTGAGTCTTGGTTGTTCAAGGGAATTTAGAGTTCGAAAGAATTACCCTTCTAATTCTCAAATATACATCATAAGACCTCCACATAATACCTTGGTCATTATGCATGCCGGATTTCAGGAAGAATACAGACATTGTGTTCATGGTCACTCAAAAAATTCTCCCCTGAAGCCTCATCCAATTTCTGGTCACGTAAGAATAAATTTGACTTACCGCTGCTATTTAAGAAAGTTCTTAGATAGATGTCCAAAGTGTAAAAAGTGCGGATCACCTATGGATTTAAGGAGAGCATTCAAGGATCCAAAGACAAGGGGGCAATACATCTGGCAATGTTCAAAAAGTTATACGGGCCAAGAGTGTGGTGGTGTCATAAGAGCCAAATTTGATAACGACTCCCTTACAgtacaaaattttgatgaagaagggTCCAGATGGTTAGCCCCAGATGATCAAGAAGCGCATTCAGCTCAGGATTTGAATTAA
- a CDS encoding uncharacterized protein (weakly similar to uniprot|P31379 Saccharomyces cerevisiae YAL018C Hypothetical ORF), with the protein MADTTTVIQPAGQPKNNAFKRIIDFYTLEAHYTKDCIILVLSNFTSDLFTNIGIVIYPFLGVLELVRHGDYYYFLMSFLVTYLVELVCVAFLYFVFLFPFTVAAYGILGPMGFPLAIIHGIQFSNLVACHEVRRDKVRGGLNLLRLIFTRHKMSSVLLTPDTIHPRPEDHAIPWIHYVTTIEFWGGALPSMTVQYLIALGIFMVWYMVSLIPIVGVLLLKFHTSPHRGFDYVLPFYKDVRQYDKRALTRIYYGGYARWLLLGASTGILESIPILAGVAVCTNLIGCTLWEISMVRDHQAKKKPI; encoded by the coding sequence ATGGCTGATACTACTACTGTCATCCAACCTGCTGGACAACCAAAGAACAATGCATTTAAACGCATTATTGATTTTTATACTCTAGAAGCTCATTATACCAAAGATTGTATAATCCTTGTACTTTCGAATTTTACAAGTGACTTATTCACCAATATTGGTATTGTGATTTACCCATTCTTGGGGGTGTTAGAGCTGGTGAGACATGGGGATTACTACTACTTCCTCATGTCGTTTCTAGTCACATATTTGGTCGAGCTGGTATGTGTGGCATTTCTTTATTTCGTATTCCTATTCCCCTTCACAGTAGCCGCTTACGGTATATTGGGACCCATGGGATTTCCATTAGCCATAATACATGGCATTCAATTCAGTAATCTGGTGGCTTGCCATGAAGTGAGACGGGATAAAGTGCGAGGTGGCCTCAATCTACTAAGACTTATATTTACAAGGCATAAGATGTCGTCAGTACTGTTGACACCAGATACAATACATCCGAGACCTGAAGATCACGCAATACCATGGATCCACTATGTGACAACTATTGAATTTTGGGGTGGGGCCCTTCCTTCAATGACGGTACAGTACTTGATAGCGTTAGGCATCTTTATGGTCTGGTATATGGTTTCACTGATCCCGATCGTCGGTGTATTACTGCTGAAGTTCCATACAAGTCCTCATAGAGGATTCGACTACGTCTTACCGTTTTATAAGGACGTTAGGCAATACGATAAGCGTGCCTTGACCAGAATATACTACGGTGGTTATGCAAGATGGCTTCTACTTGGTGCAAGTACTGGTATACTAGAGAGTATCCCGATATTAGCAGGAGTTGCAGTATGCACCAATCTGATCGGATGTACTCTGTGGGAGATTAGCATGGTAAGAGATCATCAAGCTAAAAAGAAACCTATCTGA
- the LDS1 gene encoding Lds1p (similar to uniprot|P31379 Saccharomyces cerevisiae YAL018C Hypothetical ORF) — protein sequence MSFGGSLILTGIGAFIYKYDHDQQFEKHPDSQLAFRDYGHNVFRKEGESLTKRVSKASGNFVDEFFDGSAFLYPHKGVQMFLTHKTEYSLSILGILAIYLLMFTLVSMFYWGTITPMYTTFFAVFGPPGMILTWVHSFLHTNMLTMMFMRLCHFNNHMVSTTLKLKGLETVYNKDPIKYYVPISTLYFWVFYVPLKIIKYFLGFIGLLILLLISSFPLLGPPVFHLLISPFISKVYFTKIMRLQGVDSIKRYNRIFDQFGQYAAFGLAAGLLENIPFLAGFALCTNTIGGALWGIDQKL from the coding sequence ATGAGTTTTGGAGGTTCTTTAATTCTTACCGGCATTGGGGCTTTCATCTACAAGTATGATCATGATCAACAATTTGAGAAACATCCTGATTCTCAATTAGCATTCAGGGATTATGGCCATAACGTTTTTAGGAAGGAAGGCGAATCACTGACTAAAAGAGTTTCAAAGGCAAGTGGGAAttttgttgatgaattcttCGATGGTAGTGCATTTTTGTACCCACACAAAGGAGTTCAAATGTTTTTAACCCACAAAACTGAATATTCCTTGAGTATACTGGGAATCTTAGCAATATACCTATTAATGTTTACCCTAGTGAGTATGTTTTATTGGGGGACCATTACACCGATGTATACAACGTTCTTTGCAGTATTTGGACCACCAGGAATGATTTTAACATGGGTCCACTCGTTTTTGCACACAAATATGTTAACAATGATGTTTATGAGATTATGCCACTTCAATAACCACATGGTCTCTACAacattaaaattaaaaggCTTAGAAACTGTTTACAATAAAGACCCAATAAAATATTATGTCCCCATTTCAACATTATATTTTTGGGTATTTTATGTGCCATTAAAAATCATCAAGTATTTCCTTGGATTTATTGGGCTTTTAATCTTACTACTGATATCCTCTTTCCCACTTTTAGGTCCACCTGTTTTCCACCTGTTAATTTCACCATTCATCTCAAAGGTATATTTTACGAAGATTATGAGATTACAAGGTGTTGATAGCATTAAACGCTATAatagaatttttgatcaatttggTCAATATGCTGCATTTGGATTAGCAGCAGGTTTGCTTGAAAATATACCATTTTTGGCAGGATTTGCATTATGTACAAATACCATTGGTGGTGCTCTATGGGgcattgatcaaaaattgtag
- a CDS encoding serine/threonine-protein kinase (weakly similar to uniprot|P31374 Saccharomyces cerevisiae YAL017W PSK1 One of two (see also PSK2) PAS domain containing S/T protein kinases coordinately regulates protein synthesis and carbohydrate metabolism and storage in response to a unknown metabolite that reflects nutritional status), with amino-acid sequence MPYTGTHNESGAPCHSSLKERQSSYNGSPNFVSPISSHDSLDTYNNTFSSTVDTTSDSRSAKYMPYRERVGNGSNGSNDSLLENEGSNKLSKELQNQGPPRPNLLGSPGKSQSVNSLVSNATTDVYMDELYELPNKSTHVYSYNPLSPNSLAVRLSILKRSLEIMIKNPHILEAPPIRPELGRNHSDAVVQQSETSDSSKTVQQKGTASAAALKAFVNNTSNSSANASANHTAPNTANPENPSFLPPSAVRRNLQRASSMVFPLEYLKKSDPMCREREDLEDLLVLLNKALEDNEYENATDLHLLSLLNINKLMLGKEGQEEDMRTLQLKKALLDSLAEPFFEHYHEKSSDSEGDSDNDSDGDDEDEEFLELHAGSQSPLNVGIPGHEYGRVLHTFTSGKNVAPQAIFTCSQQHPWAFKAANDLACLTFGVSNNALKALTLLDLIHTDSRNFVLNKIMSTEGQELVFSGEVVAIAQPGNGTGGPNLIWASFWAKRKNGMLVCVFQKVPCDYVDVLLDVEDYSIKSVSGGGELFWGQGGGDSVKSSTSEDALSKKDDSGNEKEPHLNKKKTVKFVHEHRDIKEISASLAQLIDDVLQSRLMAEDDDLLPMPIRVANHVNDTRYFTLNNLSNNIPGAVSLTILNDELKLKIHSLPYEAGLFVIDSHSLNLISSNKSIFKNMFGRHFADMAGKPITNIIPSFANMIQFIRASRPSLNITSRKNRGLVLSEHFFRKIQAEMNGDPGNFYTSVGIGALHRDGFEIKVDLQLRVMSSRVILLWITHSRDVVVKDYTSTPSQLRILKENELAYVSSTPSSRSSSKRSSSKISLTALKEMASHSTSANGDYDKQESTDSPNDNDNDKNEKDKDKDEKLDNDDKEGTATAKDNDDVERKPGIEDDEKSTTTIEKSSHPVDVENDGSVDIGNSELQRKLELTKIYSRDKSRFVNDGNFKLDQDLIRSITSMPTEEVKSDNISTRSDSAEPIFLHAPVDDIGAQKHTKKYSDFVVLQKMGEGAYGKVNLCLHKKKRYIVVIKLIIKERILVDTWVRDRKLGTIPSEIQIMAALNKHPDGNILTLIDFFEDDDYYYIETPVHGETGCIDLFDLIELKTNMTEYEAKLIFRQVVSAIRHLHSQGIVHRDIKDENVVVDSKGFVKLIDFGSAAYVKSGPFDVFVGTIDYAAPEVLSGEPFDGKPQDIWAIGVLLYTIVFKENPFYNIDEILEVNLKFHGTKGVSEECINLIKMILNKNPSQRPTIDEVYNNEWSQI; translated from the coding sequence ATGCCTTATACTGGGACCCATAATGAATCTGGGGCACCTTGTCATTCGTCTTTAAAGGAAAGACAGTCTAGCTACAATGGTTCACCTAACTTTGTTTCACCGATTTCTTCACATGATAGTTTGGATACCTATAACAATACTTTTTCATCCACTGTTGATACCACTAGCGATAGCAGGTCTGCGAAATACATGCCATACAGGGAACGGGTAGGAAATGGTTCAAATGGTTCAAATGATTCCTTATTAGAAAATGAAGGAAGTAATAAATTGagtaaagaattgcaaaaCCAAGGCCCACCAAGGCCCAATCTTTTGGGAAGTCCGGGAAAATCGCAATCGGTAAATTCCTTAGTGTCAAATGCTACAACAGATGTATATATGGATGAATTATATGAATTACCGAACAAATCTACGCATGTCTATTCCTATAATCCTTTATCTCCGAATTCCTTGGCGGTTCGTCTAAGCATTTTGAAACGATCTTTGGAAATTATGATCAAGAATCCTCATATTTTGGAGGCACCACCCATTCGTCCTGAACTTGGTAGGAATCATAGTGATGCTGTAGTACAGCAGTCAGAGACATCTGATTCTAGTAAAACCGTTCAACAGAAGGGTACTGCATCGGCAGCAGCCCTGAAGGCATTCGTCAATAATACCAGTAATAGTTCAGCAAATGCTAGTGCGAATCACACTGCACCTAATACTGCAAATCCTGAGAATCCTTCTTTCTTACCACCAAGTGCTGTTCGTCGTAACTTACAGAGGGCTTCCTCCATGGTTTTCCCTctagaatatttgaagaaatccGATCCTATGTGTCGTGAAAGGGaggatttggaagatttattAGTTCTCTTAAACAAGGCATTGGAGGACAACGAATACGAGAATGCTACAGATCTGCATTTGCTCTCTCTTCTAAATATTAATAAATTAATGTTGGGTAAAGAGggccaagaagaagatatgCGAACATTACAATTAAAGAAAGCTCTTTTGGACAGTTTGGCAGAACCGTTCTTTGAACATTATCACGAAAAGAGCAGTGATTCTGAAGGCGATAGCGACAATGATAGTGATGGcgatgatgaggatgaggaaTTTTTAGAACTGCATGCAGGCTCGCAGAGCCCGCTGAACGTGGGGATACCAGGTCATGAATATGGTCGTGTATTGCATACTTTTACTTCAGGTAAAAATGTGGCACCTCAAGCCATTTTCACTTGTTCTCAACAACATCCCTGGGCTTTTAAAGCTGCAAACGATTTAGCTTGTTTGACTTTTGGAGTTTCCAATAATGCCCTGAAGGCTCTTACGCTTTTAGACTTGATTCACACAGATAGTAGAAACTTCGTATTGAACAAGATCATGTCCACTGAGGGGCAAGAATTGGTGTTTTCTGGTGAGGTCGTTGCGATTGCTCAACCTGGAAATGGCACTGGTGGTCCTAATTTAATTTGGGCTTCATTTTGGGcaaaaaggaaaaatggTATGCTAGTGTGCGTTTTCCAAAAAGTACCCTGTGACTACGTTGACGTTTTACTGGATGTAGAAGATTATTCCATCAAAAGTGTATCTGGAGGAGGAGAATTGTTCTGGGGTCAAGGTGGCGGTGATTCAGTGAAATCATCCACATCAGAGGATGCTCTCAGTAAGAAAGACGACAGTGGTAATGAAAAAGAACCccatttgaataaaaaGAAGACAGTTAAATTTGTCCATGAGCATCGTGATATTAAGGAAATCAGTGCGTCTCTGGCTCAGTTGATCGATGATGTTTTGCAATCTCGATTGATGgctgaagatgatgatctCTTACCAATGCCCATTAGGGTTGCTAATCATGTTAACGATACGAGATATTTTACTTTAAACAATCTTTCCAATAATATACCCGGTGCCGTTTCGCTGACAATACTCAAcgatgaattaaaattaaagattCACAGTTTACCATATGAAGCTGGGCTGTTTGTAATTGATTCccattctttgaatttaatcAGCTCAaataaatccattttcaagAACATGTTTGGTCGTCATTTTGCTGATATGGCAGGTAAACCAATTACAAATATCATACCGTCTTTTGCAAACATGATTCAATTTATTAGGGCAAGCCGTCCGTCTCTGAATATAACATCTAGGAAAAATAGAGGTTTGGTCCTTTCGGAACATTTCTTTAGGAAAATTCAAGCTGAGATGAATGGTGATCCTGGAAACTTTTATACTTCTGTGGGTATAGGTGCGTTGCACCGTGATGGGTTCGAGATCAAAGTAGATTTGCAGCTAAGGGTCATGAGCTCCCGGGTTATTTTGTTATGGATAACTCATTCAAGAGATGTGGTTGTTAAGGATTATACGTCCACTCCATCTCAATTACGCATTTTGAAAGAGAACGAATTAGCATACGTTAGTAGCACACCAAGCTCACGTAGCTCTTCAAAAAGGTCTTCCTCCAAGATTTCATTGACTGCATTGAAAGAGATGGCATCTCATTCCACAAGCGCAAATGGTGATTATGACAAGCAAGAATCAACAGATTCACCCAacgataatgataatgataaaaatgagaaagataaagataaagatgaaaaacttgataatgatgataaagaagGCACTGCTACCGCGaaagataatgatgatgttgaaagaaaacctggaattgaagatgatgagaaatcTACCACTACCATTGAGAAGTCCTCCCATCCTGTAGATGTAGAAAATGATGGTTCTGTGGATATTGGTAATTCAGAATTGCAACGTAAATTAGAGTTAACCAAGATCTATAGTAGGGATAAGTCGCGTTTTGTTAATGATGggaatttcaaattagaTCAAGACCTGATTAGGAGTATTACATCCATGCCAACTGAAGAGGTAAAATCAGATAATATATCTACACGTTCGGATTCTGCAGAACCAATCTTTTTGCATGCCCCTGTTGACGACATTGGAGCTCAAAAGCATACTAAAAAGTATTCTGATTTTGTTGTTCTACAGAAGATGGGTGAAGGTGCTTATGGAAAAGTTAATTTATGTCTCcataagaagaaaaggtaTATCGTTGTGATAAAGCTAATCATTAAGGAGAGAATTTTAGTTGACACTTGGGTTAGAGATAGAAAGTTAGGGACTATACCTTCAGAGATTCAGATCATGGCTGCGTTGAATAAGCATCCTGATGGTAATATATTGACGttgatagatttttttgaagatgacgatTATTATTACATTGAAACACCAGTTCATGGTGAGACAGGTTGCATTGATCtatttgatttgattgaaTTGAAGACAAACATGACAGAATATGAAGCTAAATTAATTTTCAGGCAAGTCGTATCAGCTATAAGGCATTTGCACAGTCAAGGAATTGTTCATAGGGACATAAAGGATGAGAACGTAGTGGTGGATTCCAAGGGATTTGTCAAATTAATCGATTTTGGATCTGCGGCTTATGTAAAAAGCGGACCCTTTGACGTCTTTGTTGGAACCATAGATTATGCGGCACCAGAGGTACTAAGTGGAGAACCTTTTGATGGTAAGCCTCAGGACATTTGGGCTATTGGTGTTCTATTGTACACTATAgtctttaaagaaaatccattttaCAATATTGATGAGATTTTGGaagtaaatttgaaatttcatgGAACGAAAGGTGTGAGTGAGGAGTGCATCaatttgataaagatgatTTTGAATAAAAATCCTTCGCAAAGACCAacaattgatgaagtttaCAATAACGAGTGGTCACAGATTTAA
- the PEX15 gene encoding Pex15p (some similarities with uniprot|Q08215 Saccharomyces cerevisiae YOL044W PEX15 Phosphorylated tail-anchored type II integral peroxisomal membrane protein required for peroxisome biogenesis cells lacking Pex15p mislocalize peroxisomal matrix proteins to cytosol overexpression results in impaired peroxisome assembly): protein MATANGMNGISHPPVATTLDELLKDDKFGFEESPVSNRNYNEGQLYQLCLASFIRGDSKDCLEKMYEFGFLESQILAENDQVYALFQGACDAIKNFNSLGTNLQKVIRATFTGDTNHLENHIAGKPRSFEIAILNRYYRCCAKVLQMDSAVNGPQISYLETKVRNDIDKHSSVPLFQDPESIVELEQLAETYIFHILVGLMHKQVSSYLYKRLCESASGLSDNLNNIIGNGKTVEQRILERLESKERKSKKSRSITSSSRPHRDTTTTEKKLPSPESPKQVQQFQEHDQQQGQGQGQEQQLQAAPKWLHICYRYINRFKFSRQTLVIALLLLLLSARKIRGISRIPNYIAQTTRAAAPHLRNLLRLLSSI, encoded by the coding sequence ATGGCAACAGCCAATGGAATGAATGGTATTTCACATCCCCCAGTAGCAACTACGCTTGATGAGTTGTTGAAAGATGATAAGTTTGGGTTTGAAGAGTCGCCAGTGTCGAACAGGAACTACAATGAAGGACAGCTATACCAACTGTGTTTAGCGTCTTTCATAAGGGGTGATTCCAAGGATTGTCTAGAGAAAATGTACGAATTTGGCTTTTTAGAATCGCAAATATTAGCTGAGAACGATCAAGTGTACGCATTATTCCAAGGTGCCTGTGATGCcatcaagaatttcaacAGTCTAGGAACTAATTTGCAAAAAGTGATTAGAGCGACGTTTACTGGTGATACCAATCACCTTGAGAATCACATTGCTGGTAAACCAAgatcatttgaaattgcCATCTTAAACAGATATTACAGATGTTGCGCCAAAGTGCTGCAGATGGATTCAGCTGTCAATGGACCCCAAATTAGTTACTTGGAGACCAAGGTAAGGAATGATATTGATAAACACAGCAGCGTACCATTATTTCAAGATCCAGAGTCTATCGTGGAACTAGAACAATTGGCCGAAACGTACATTTTTCACATCCTAGTAGGACTAATGCATAAACAAGTCTCCTCATATCTTTACAAAAGGCTTTGTGAATCTGCCTCTGGTCTCTCTGACAATTTAAACAATATTATTGGAAACGGAAAGACAGTAGAGCAAAGGATATTAGAACGATTGGAGTCTAAAGAACGAAAATCCAAGAAGTCTCGCAGTATAACTAGCTCATCACGACCCCATAGAGATACGACTACtactgaaaaaaaattacctAGCCCAGAATCACCAAAACAAGTTCAACAATTCCAGGAGCATGATCAGCAGCAGGGGCAAGGACAAGGGCAGGAGCAGCAATTACAGGCGGCACCTAAATGGCTCCACATATGTTACAGATATATCAACAGGTTTAAATTTTCCCGCCAGACCCTAGTAATAGCTCTACTGTTGCTGTTACTATCTGCAAGAAAAATCAGGGGAATATCGAGAATACCTAATTACATTGCGCAAACTACAAGAGCTGCTGCACCCCATCTCCGAAACTTACTAAGACTTTTATCGAGCATTTAG
- the TPD3 gene encoding protein phosphatase 2A structural subunit TPD3 (highly similar to uniprot|P31383 Saccharomyces cerevisiae YAL016W TPD3 protein phosphatase 2A regulatory subunit A) — protein sequence MATETADDNSLYPLALLMDELKHDDIANRVEAMKKLDTISVALGPVRTREELIPFLVEVAQDDEDEVFAVLSEELGKFVPYVGGPEYATILLPPLNILASTEETLVREKAVDSLNQIAEQLSQEQLFHDFIPLIQHLADADWFSSKVSACGLFKAVIVRVKDDSLRKELLSLYLQLIQDDTPMVRRTAAKNLPLLIDLLTQNLDLSTNEDWDYISSMFQKIINDNQDSVKFLTVNTLISILQFFNAKKDYSHTQDLLESSKKLIGDEAWRVRYMAADRFDDLASQFEGHDVYIGELVQPFLTLCEDNESDVRKAIAKQLPGFASLVKDPSVVSNKILPAAQSLSMDESEIVRASLAVTVTNLVSLMTKEEAIDHLLPILLNMLKDEFPEVRLNIIANLKVVNDVIGVDLLSESLLPAITELAKDVNWRVRMAIIEYVPILAQQLGVQFFDQQLSDLCLSWLWDTVYSIREAAVNNLKKLTEIFGSDWCREEIISKLLKFDSQLLENFVYRFTLLAALTTLVSVVDKKVIAEDILPFVSRLADDSVPNIRFNTAKSYAKIVERLSQDSNYSGLIKHTILPSLEKLRQDEDFDVKYFANQSLEKCNITLWMRN from the coding sequence ATGGCTACTGAGACAGCTGATGACAATAGTCTTTATCCATTGGCATTGCTTATGGATGAATTGAAGCACGATGATATCGCCAATCGTGTAGAGgcgatgaagaagttagaTACAATTTCAGTGGCGTTAGGCCCAGTGAGAACTAGAGAAGAGTTAATTCCATTCCTAGTGGAAGTTGCTCAggatgacgaagatgaagttttTGCAGTTTTATCGGAGGAGCTAGGTAAATTTGTGCCATACGTTGGCGGGCCTGAGTATGCTACGATTTTGCTGCCTCCATTAAACATTTTGGCATCTACAGAAGAAACCCTTGTCAGAGAGAAAGCGGTAGATTCTTTAAACCAAATTGCAGAGCAGTTGTCTCAAGAACAATTGTTCCACGATTTTATTCCATTGATTCAACATTTAGCGGACGCAGATTGGTTTTCGTCTAAAGTTTCAGCATGTGGTCTTTTTAAAGCCGTTATTGTTCGTGTTAAGGACGATTCTTTGAGAAAGGAGCTTTTATCTCTTTATTTACAATTAATTCAAGATGATACTCCTATGGTAAGAAGAACTGCGGCCAAAAATCTACCTCTTTTGATCGATCTACTCACCCAAAATCTGGATCTTTCAACCAATGAAGATTGGGACTACATATCGAGCAtgtttcaaaagattatcAATGACAATCAGGATTCGGTGAAATTCTTAACCGTCAATACATTGATTTCtattttgcaattttttaacGCCAAGAAAGACTATTCGCATACCCAAGATCTTTTGGAATCTTCTAAAAAATTAATTGGCGATGAAGCATGGAGAGTTCGTTACATGGCTGCTGATAGGTTTGATGATTTAGCTTCTCAATTCGAAGGTCATGACGTGTATATTGGAGAGTTGGTACAACCATTTCTAACCCTTTgtgaagataatgaaagTGATGTGAGGAAAGCAATTGCTAAACAACTCCCTGGATTTGCATCTTTAGTCAAGGATCCATCTGTGGTTTCAAATAAGATACTGCCTGCAGCACAAAGTTTGAGTATGGATGAAAGCGAAATTGTAAGAGCTTCTTTGGCTGTAACTGTAACAAATTTGGTATCCTTAATGACTAAAGAGGAAGCTATCGACCATTTGCTACCAATATTATTAAACATGTTGAAAGATGAATTCCCTGAGGTACGTCTAAACATCATTGCTAATTTGAAAGTGGTTAATGACGTGATAGGTGTAGATTTGTTATCAGAATCGTTATTACCGGCAATTACAGAATTGGCTAAGGATGTAAATTGGAGAGTTAGAATGGCAATTATTGAGTATGTGCCAATTTTGGCGCAACAGTTGGGTGTACAATTTTTCGATCAACAGTTAAGTGATTTGTGTTTATCATGGTTATGGGATACCGTTTACTCCATCAGAGAAGCTGCtgttaacaatttgaagaaactaacagaaatttttggaagtGATTGGTGTCGCGAAGAGATAATTTCCAAGCTTTTAAAATTCGATTCTcaattattggaaaatttcgTTTACAGATTTACGCTTCTAGCGGCTTTGACTACACTTGTGTCTGTAGTGGATAAGAAAGTGATTGCTGAAGATATTTTACCATTTGTATCACGTCTGGCGGATGATTCTGTTCCAAACATTAGATTTAACACAGCCAAATCTTACGCAAAGATCGTGGAACGTTTAAGCCAGGACAGTAACTACAGTGGCTTGATCAAGCATACCATCTTGCCCTCTTTAGAGAAATTACgccaagatgaagatttcgaTGTGAAATATTTTGCCAATCAAAGTCTGGAGAAATGCAATATTACCTTGTGGATGCGAAATTAA